In the genome of Brienomyrus brachyistius isolate T26 chromosome 17, BBRACH_0.4, whole genome shotgun sequence, one region contains:
- the LOC125711309 gene encoding protein IWS1 homolog A isoform X4, whose amino-acid sequence MQNEYDLGQGDSDSENGLHDSHLEQGVSRPTASDRNEVDLLKTRGSSEHNESKQHVNDNDAEEQMSVQRGQSGDTDSETEARKQNIEIGSDDRMVGRGKGKRKAIIESDSEDDEILKQPTGRNQKENNELEQLEESDDRKEKPVKRKKAILSDSEDEEHEKKPMEKESLLLDGEISASDGGLQSSEKSMAAKLQELGSDSEEDEDGKRTEFGKKDQKNLFGSDSDSVDEEEKMIADIFGESGDEEEEEFTGFNQEDLEEEKSQSGVSSEKAAVEDSDSDGAMGGGDKDASFVSDFDMMLARKKAQSGKRRRNRDGGTFISDADDVVSAMITKMTEAAEEDRTLNSQKKPALKKLTLLPTVVMHLKKQDLKETFIDSGVMTAIKEWISPLPDKSLPALKIREELLKILQELPSVSQETLKHSGIGRAVMFLYKHPKESRPNKDLALKLINEWSRPIFGLTSNYKGMTREERQQRDLDQQMPPRRHLGLQNEQPKVEKAQEADVFSSPPSSGGQTPRRDLEKVLTGEEKALRPGDPGFCARARVPMPSNKDYVVRPKWNVDVEANRGPMKRGLSRVDKQMRRFADIKRLTKTGHAVKISVEGNRMPL is encoded by the exons GCCAGTGACAGAAATGAGGTGGACCTCCTGAAAACAAGGGGGAGCTCTGAACACAATGAGTCAAAGCAGCATGTTAATGACAATGATGCCGAGGAGCAAATGTCAGTCCAGAGAGGCCAGTCTGGGGACACTGACTCTGAAACTGAGGCTAGAAAACAGAATATTGAGATTGGATCTGATGACAGGATGGTTGGGAGAGGCAAAGGTAAACGTAAGGCCATCATAGAGTCCGATAGTGAGGACGATGAAATTCTGAAGCAGCCTACAGGGAGGAACCAAAAGGAGAATAACGAGCTGGAGCAGTTGGAAGAAAGTGATGACAGGAAAGAAAAACCAG TGAAAAGAAAGAAAGCTATTCTTTCTGACAGCGAGGATGAAGAGCATGAGAAAAAGCCAA tGGAGAAGGAAAGCCTACTGTTGGATGGTGAAATCTCAGCCAGTGATGGAGGTTTGCAGTCATCTGAAAAATCTATGGCAGCCAAACTGCAGGAGCTGGGATCTGATAGTGAGGAAGATGAGGATGGAAAGAGAACTGAATTTGGAAAAAAAGACCAGAAAAACTTGTTTGGCTCTGACAGTGACTCGGTTGATGAGGAAGA GAAGATGATTGCAGATATCTTTGGAGAGTCGGGggatgaggaggaagaagagttTACG GGCTTCAACCAAGAAGACTTGGAAGAAGAGAAGAGTCAATCAGGAGTTTCATCAGAAAAAGCAGCAGTTGAGGATTCTGACTCTGATGGTGCAATGGGAGGAGGGGACAAAGA TGCTAGCTTTGTTTCAGATTTTGACATGATGCTGGCCAGGAAGAAAGCACAAAGTGGCAAGCGAAGGCGGAACCGTGATGGGGGAACTTTCATCAGTGATGCTGATGATGTGGTCAGTGCCATGATCACCAAGATGACAGAGGCAGCTGAG GAAGATAGGACATTGAACAGTCAGAAGAAGCCAGCCCTAAAAAAGCTTACCTTGCTACCTACTGTGGTAATGCACCTGAAGAA GCAAGATTTGAAGGAAACATTCATAGACAGTGGTGTGATGACCGCCATTAAAGAATGGATCAGCCCTTTGCCAGACAAGAGCCTTCCAGCCCTCAAGATAAGAGAGGAGCTTCTAAAGATTTTACAGGAA CTACCTAGTGTGAGTCAAGAGACTCTGAAGCACAGTGGAATTGGTCGGGCTGTCATGTTCCTGTACAAACATCCCAAGGAGTCTAGACCTAACAAGGATCTTGCTCTTAAACTCATCA ATGAATGGTCACGCCCAATCTTCGGCTTAACTTCCAACTACAAAGGTATGACTAGAGAGGAACGGCAGCAAAGAGATCTCGACCAGCAGATGCCTCCTCGTCGACATCTTGG TCTTCAAAATGAGCAGCCGAAGGTTGAAAAAGCACAGGAGGCAGATGTGTTCTCCTCCCCACCCAG TTCGGGGGGACAGACACCACGCAGAGACCTTGAGAAAGTGTTAACTGGGGAGGAAAA GGCACTCCGACCTGGTGATCCAGGGTTTTGTGCCCGTGCGAGGGTACCAATGCCATCAAATAAAGACTACGTAGTTCGCCCGAAGTGGAATGTGGATGTAGAAGCTAATCGG GGCCCAATGAAGAGAGGTCTGTCACGTGTGGACAAGCAGATGCGCCGTTTTGCTGACATAAAACGGCTGACAAAAACTGGTCATGCAGTTAAGATAAGTGTAGAGGGAAATAGGATGCCTCTctga